A stretch of Myxococcus hansupus DNA encodes these proteins:
- a CDS encoding PQQ-dependent sugar dehydrogenase produces the protein MQSQLKIRERVRSPLTFFVVCAVFSLAVGCSTEPAPELGVSRAGAVVVDPNFSDSVFVSGLQGPTAMTFAPDGRLFISEKNGSLRIVQNGQLLATPFVTLAVDNDNERGLMGVAFDPNFEHNHYLYVYYTSIDGSIHNRLSRFTANGNVAVPGSELVLADFPTLAAANHNGGAVHFGLDGKLYVSVGENAVSSNSQSLNTPLGKLLRFNPDGSIPTDNPFYATATGLAKATWALGLRNPFTFDVQPGTGVIFINDVGEGGWEEINRGQAGANYGWPMTEGYFSNRPELTQPFYAYPHGSGTAAGNCIAGGAFYNPPVPAFPNAYVGQYFFADYTNDWISRIDPNTGTRALFATAAEGPVDLDVGPDGALYYLARGAGQVGRIAYTASLPPTIAQQPASLLVSVSHPATFTVSASGEPPLTYQWQRNGVNISGATSSSYVLSAAQLTDSGARFRVIVTNGIASTTSADAVLTVTSNKPPVATIVTPAPGATYTAATQLLFSGTATDEEDGTLPPSAMTWNIIFHHDTHTHPAMADTTGIASGGWPIPNVGESSGNVWYRVRLTVRDSIGLTHTTYRDVHPVTVPLTVTSVPTGLQVLMDGQPFLSPHATTGVVGVIRSIGVESPQYANGRFWSFASWSDGGAQSHTFTTPGSAATYTATFVETSGGSCYQIQSERTDKWLVVNGAGKVVAGSATQAGGQIFQLVPAGGQYKLKGTGDVFLTVVENELTMSANFTSAESFTRLACGYGGRTRVGFQASAGSAPHWKEVTPDEPIQSGDGGNGGACNPVDGGAWEAFYLEQVACPGGNTDPVCGNGMVESGEQCDDGNTQSGDGCDETCQIETGSAGCVRIQSERSDQWLTVDGAGKVAALSTTQAGGDIFELVTIGTKYKLKGASGAYVAVVADQLAVNASLATAESFTRHDCGVHGGRARHGFESSTGTARHWKETTLSAPIQSGSGGNGGVCNPADAGSWEGFYLEPATCPTMR, from the coding sequence ATGCAATCACAGTTGAAAATTCGTGAGCGGGTGAGGTCTCCCCTCACGTTCTTCGTCGTGTGCGCGGTCTTCTCACTCGCAGTGGGGTGCTCGACGGAGCCCGCCCCGGAGCTCGGGGTCTCGCGCGCAGGTGCCGTCGTGGTGGACCCCAACTTCTCCGACTCCGTCTTCGTCAGTGGCCTCCAGGGCCCGACGGCCATGACCTTCGCACCCGACGGGCGCCTGTTCATCTCGGAGAAGAATGGCTCGCTCCGCATCGTCCAGAACGGCCAGCTTCTGGCGACTCCGTTCGTGACGCTCGCCGTGGACAATGACAACGAGCGTGGGTTGATGGGCGTCGCGTTCGACCCCAATTTCGAACACAATCACTATCTGTATGTCTACTACACGTCGATTGACGGCAGCATTCACAATCGACTCAGCCGCTTCACCGCCAACGGCAACGTGGCGGTTCCCGGAAGCGAACTGGTGCTTGCGGATTTCCCGACGCTCGCCGCCGCCAACCACAACGGCGGTGCGGTTCACTTCGGGCTCGACGGCAAGCTCTACGTTTCGGTCGGTGAGAACGCGGTCTCCTCTAATTCACAGAGTCTGAACACGCCGCTCGGGAAGTTGCTGCGCTTCAATCCGGACGGCAGCATTCCCACGGACAACCCATTCTATGCGACCGCCACCGGGCTCGCCAAGGCGACCTGGGCGTTGGGACTGCGCAACCCCTTCACCTTCGACGTCCAGCCCGGCACTGGGGTCATCTTCATCAACGACGTGGGTGAAGGCGGCTGGGAGGAGATCAACCGTGGCCAGGCCGGTGCCAACTACGGCTGGCCGATGACGGAGGGCTACTTCTCGAATCGTCCGGAGCTTACGCAGCCGTTCTACGCGTACCCGCACGGCTCCGGCACTGCCGCTGGCAACTGCATCGCGGGCGGTGCCTTCTACAATCCACCGGTCCCCGCGTTTCCCAACGCGTACGTCGGCCAGTACTTCTTCGCGGACTACACCAACGATTGGATTTCGCGCATCGACCCGAACACGGGCACGCGTGCGCTGTTCGCGACGGCCGCCGAGGGCCCCGTGGACCTCGATGTGGGGCCCGACGGGGCGCTTTATTATCTGGCTCGCGGCGCGGGTCAGGTGGGCCGCATCGCCTACACCGCTTCGCTGCCGCCGACCATCGCCCAGCAACCAGCGAGCCTGTTGGTGTCCGTCAGCCATCCCGCGACCTTCACGGTGTCGGCGAGCGGCGAGCCGCCGCTCACCTATCAGTGGCAGCGGAACGGCGTGAACATCTCCGGCGCGACCTCATCCAGCTACGTGCTGAGCGCCGCGCAGTTGACCGACAGCGGCGCGCGCTTCCGAGTGATCGTGACCAACGGGATTGCCTCGACCACCAGCGCCGATGCGGTGCTGACGGTGACGTCCAACAAGCCGCCCGTGGCGACCATCGTGACGCCGGCCCCGGGCGCGACCTACACCGCGGCCACCCAGTTGCTGTTCTCCGGCACGGCCACCGACGAGGAGGATGGCACGCTGCCTCCGAGCGCGATGACCTGGAACATCATCTTCCATCACGATACCCACACGCATCCGGCCATGGCGGATACCACCGGTATTGCGAGCGGCGGCTGGCCCATCCCCAACGTCGGTGAGAGCTCGGGCAACGTCTGGTATCGCGTGCGGCTCACGGTGCGCGACTCGATTGGCCTCACCCACACGACGTATCGCGACGTCCACCCCGTTACGGTCCCGCTCACGGTGACCAGCGTGCCGACCGGGCTGCAGGTGCTGATGGACGGGCAGCCGTTCCTATCGCCCCATGCCACGACCGGAGTGGTCGGGGTCATCCGCTCGATAGGGGTCGAGTCGCCCCAGTATGCGAACGGAAGGTTCTGGTCATTCGCGTCGTGGTCGGATGGCGGCGCCCAATCACATACCTTCACCACGCCCGGCAGCGCGGCCACCTACACGGCCACGTTCGTCGAGACCTCGGGCGGGAGCTGCTACCAGATTCAGAGCGAGCGCACCGACAAGTGGCTCGTCGTCAACGGCGCGGGCAAGGTCGTCGCCGGCAGCGCGACGCAAGCCGGAGGGCAGATCTTCCAGCTCGTTCCGGCCGGTGGACAGTACAAGCTCAAGGGCACTGGCGACGTGTTCCTGACGGTGGTGGAGAACGAACTCACGATGAGCGCCAACTTCACCAGCGCGGAGTCGTTCACGCGGCTCGCCTGCGGCTATGGCGGGCGCACGCGTGTCGGCTTCCAGGCTTCCGCCGGGAGTGCGCCCCACTGGAAGGAAGTCACGCCGGACGAGCCGATCCAGAGTGGTGACGGCGGCAATGGCGGCGCCTGCAACCCGGTCGATGGCGGCGCCTGGGAAGCCTTCTACCTCGAACAGGTGGCCTGCCCGGGTGGCAACACCGACCCTGTGTGCGGCAATGGCATGGTCGAGAGCGGCGAGCAATGCGACGATGGCAACACCCAATCGGGTGATGGCTGCGATGAAACGTGCCAAATCGAGACTGGCAGCGCTGGCTGCGTCCGCATCCAGAGCGAGCGCTCCGACCAGTGGCTCACCGTCGACGGCGCAGGCAAGGTGGCCGCCCTCAGCACGACGCAAGCCGGCGGCGACATCTTCGAACTCGTCACGATTGGCACGAAGTACAAGCTGAAGGGCGCGAGCGGCGCGTACGTGGCGGTGGTCGCGGACCAGCTCGCCGTGAACGCGTCGCTTGCCACGGCGGAGTCGTTTACCCGCCATGACTGCGGTGTCCACGGTGGCCGCGCTCGTCATGGCTTCGAATCGTCGACGGGCACCGCGCGCCACTGGAAGGAGACCACCCTTAGCGCTCCCATCCAGAGCGGTAGTGGCGGCAACGGAGGCGTCTGCAATCCCGCCGACGCTGGCTCATGGGAAGGCTTCTACCTCGAGCCCGCGACTTGCCCAACGATGAGATGA